GCACGTTCGAGCCAATTTCCGTATGGTTCTTGTGTACGCCGTCATAATTGGCCGTTATCGTTCCACCGCCAACGTTGGTGTGTTCCCCGATGTGGGCATCGCCGATATAGCTCAGATGGGGAACCTTCGAATCCTTGTCGACATGGGCCTTCTTCATTTCCACGAAGGCACCCGCCTTGGTGCGTTCCTTCAGCTCGTTGCCCGGACGCATGTACGTCCACGGGCCGATGTTCGCCTCGGCACCGATATGCGATTCCTGCACCCTCGAGCGCTCGACGGTCGCACCCTCGTCAACCCGTGCATCGATCAGCGTGGTATACGGGCCGACCACCGCCTGACTGGCAATAACCGTATGCCCTTGCAGGAAGCACCCGGGAAGCACCGTGACATCGTGAGCTATCTCAACGTCATCTTCGATCCACGTGGTTTCCGGATCGAGAATCGTCACTCCATTGAGCATCCAACGTTCGCATACACGTCGGTTGTGTGCCTTCGCGAGATGTGCCAACTGGATGCGATCATTCACACCTTCGACGGTAAGCGCATCCGAAGCCGAGAATGCTCCGACATGCCTTCCCTGCCGACGTGCCTCTTCAAGTGCGTCCGTAAGGTAGAATTCGCCTTGGGCGTTGTCGGCATCAAGCCCCTTAACTGAAGCGCTCAAGACGTCGGCATCAAAGACATATACGGAAGTGTTCACCTCATGTACCGCCAGTTCGGTGCTGTTCGCATCCTTCTGCTCGACAATGCGAAGCACGTTGCCCTGCTGATCGCGGATAATGCGTCCATAGCCGTGCGGGTTGTTAAGCATGGCGGTCAGCACGGTTGCACCGTTGCCGCTTTCGAGATGGGCATGGATCAAGGACTGCAAGGTCTGAGCATCCAGCAAAGGCATATCCGAGGCAGCAATGAGCACCGGTCCCGAGAAGGTACTGCTCTCTTGTTCACTACACGGTTGTTCACTACACAGTTGCTTCATGGCGCACTGAACCGCACGCCCCGTTCCTGGAACGTCATCCTGACGGATGATGACTGCATCATCATCGTAGGATCGTGCTGCTGCGGCCACGCGTTCGGCCTGATAGTGCACCACGACTGCCAGTCTGCCAGGATTGAGCTGCTGAACTGACGATATGACGCGGTTGAGCAAGGTCTTGCCACCCAGCGTGTGCAGCACCTTTGGAGTCTCGGAACGCATGCGGGTGCCCTCGCCCGCTGCCAGAATGATCGCAGCGGATATGCCTTCATCGCACTCGTGCTGAAGTTGTTCGTCGTGCTGCGCTTGCTGTGAATGCTCTATTGTCAATGTCTCGCCTTGATGTGTTGTTCTGCTTGCAAAATCGCCACGGCTCAAAGCTCAACCTCGCCTGTCTGCGCAACGGGTATGAGATCCTTGATGCCGTCGACGACCCAGTCTGGACGGAATGGGAAAGTCTCTACCTCATTGCGCTGCGTGATGCCCGAAAGGACAAGGAAGGTGTTCAGTCCAGCTTCGACTCCAGCCATGACATCGGTTGCCATGCGGTCACCGATCATGGCAGTTGTTTCCGAATGGCCGCCAACGCGATTCAAGGCGGTGCGGAACATGATGGGATTGGGCTTGCCGACGAAGTACGGCTCTCGACCTGTCGCCTTGGTAACCAGGGCTGCAACCGAGCCCGCTGCAGGCAGAACGCCAAGCTCGCTTGGGCCGGTCGGATCGGGATTGGTGCACAGGAATCGCGCACCTCCAAGAATGAGACGAATGGCCGTCGTGATGGCCTCGAATGAGTAGGTTCTTGTCTCGCCAAGAATGACATAGTCCGGCTTGGAGTCTGAAAGCACATACCCTGCCTCGTGCAGCGCTGTGGTGAGTCCGGCTTCGCCGATGACGTATGCCGAACCCTTGGGAATGGTGCGCGACACGAAGTCAGCGGTCGCCAATGCAGATGTCCAGATGTTTTCTTCAGGAACGTCGATGCCGCTGCGTTCTAGGCGTGCGGCCAAGTCTCGAGGCGTGTAGATGGGATTGTTCGTAAGCACCAAGAAACGTCGATTATTGCTCTTGAGGGTGTCAATAAATTCCGCTGCACCTGGAAGAGCAGTGTTTTCATGGACAAGAACACCGTCCATATCGGTCAGCCAGGTTTCGATTTTTGTAACCGTCATCGCAGATCCTTTCCTCCGACCGGAAAGCTTGCCGGTCGCCAGCGATATTGCATAACGACCGGTTGGCCCAACTTCGTTCCCCCACCTGGATTCGAACCAAGACTAGAGGTTCCAAAGACCCGTGTGCTGCCATTACACCATGGGGGAAAAGCGGAACGCATTCCGCCAACAAAACATTATGCCATGTTCTGTGGATTTAGAAAGTCCCGGCATGGCGAAAACTTCAGCTACCCCGGGTTCGCAAGACCTTTGAAACTGAAATTGCCACATGCCGAACGTTCGGCATGTGGCAATTTCAGGCAGAAGCCAGACTGAGCTGCGGTCAGGCGAACAGGAATCCCTGTCCGTGGTGCTCGGGATAGGTGTCGAAGAGCTCTGCGACAGAGCCGTCATCGAACACGGCCTTGATTGCACTGGCTAGAAGCGGTGCGATGGAAAGGACGGTGAGTCCGTCCCAGCGCTTTTCTTCAGGAATCGGAACGGTATCGGTCAGGACAACCTCGCGAGCCCCGCAGTTCTTCAAACGCTCAACTGCCGAAGCGGAAAGAATTCCATGCGTTGCCACCACGGTGATCGAGTGAGCTCCAGCCTCGTGCAACACGTTGATTGCCTGAATGATGGTGCCACCGGTATCGATCATGTCATCGACAAGCACGCAGTCCTTGCCTTTCACGTCTCCAACGACGCGGTTGGCAACAGCCTGATTTGGACGTGTGATATCTCTCGTCTTGTGAATGAAGGCGAGCGGACCGCCACCAAGTCGCTGCGCCCACTGCTCTGCAACGCGAATACGACCAGCATCTGGCGAAACGACGCTGATGTTGGAAAGATCAAGACGATCTCTGACATAGTCGACAAGCACCGGCATGGCGATCAAGTGGTCAACCGGGCCGTCGAAGAATCCCTGAGACTGAGCTGCATGCAAATCGACCGACATGATGCGGTCGGCTCCCGCAGTCTTGAGCAGGTCGAACATCAAGCGGCAGGAAATGGGTTCACGGCCACGATGCTTCTTGTCCTGTCTTGAATACCCGAGGAATGGGCATACGGCAGTAATGGAACGCGCAGAAGCTCGCTTAAGCGCATCAATCATGATGAGCTGTTCCATGATGGACTTGTTGATTGGTGTTGTATGACTTTGCAGTACGAATACGTCAGCACCGCGAACCGATTCGGTGTAGCGAACGTACATCTCGCCATTGGCGAAGTCATAAGCGGTTGTTTCCAACACCTCAATCCCCAACTGCTCTGCCACATCTGCAGCTAGCTTAGGATGAGACCTACCAGCAACCAGAATCAGATTCTTATCCGGATTTCCTTCGAGAATTGTGCTCACCATTTCTCCAAACTTGGTGTCATTGAAGCGGACAACATCACATAATAACTGCCTACTGTGACAGAAAGCTTTTTGGTGCCGACACTGCTGTCTCAGGCCGCATTCAGCTGCGGTACA
This Bifidobacterium sp. WK041_4_12 DNA region includes the following protein-coding sequences:
- the glmU gene encoding bifunctional UDP-N-acetylglucosamine diphosphorylase/glucosamine-1-phosphate N-acetyltransferase GlmU, whose product is MSAAIILAAGEGTRMRSETPKVLHTLGGKTLLNRVISSVQQLNPGRLAVVVHYQAERVAAAARSYDDDAVIIRQDDVPGTGRAVQCAMKQLCSEQPCSEQESSTFSGPVLIAASDMPLLDAQTLQSLIHAHLESGNGATVLTAMLNNPHGYGRIIRDQQGNVLRIVEQKDANSTELAVHEVNTSVYVFDADVLSASVKGLDADNAQGEFYLTDALEEARRQGRHVGAFSASDALTVEGVNDRIQLAHLAKAHNRRVCERWMLNGVTILDPETTWIEDDVEIAHDVTVLPGCFLQGHTVIASQAVVGPYTTLIDARVDEGATVERSRVQESHIGAEANIGPWTYMRPGNELKERTKAGAFVEMKKAHVDKDSKVPHLSYIGDAHIGEHTNVGGGTITANYDGVHKNHTEIGSNVHVGADNVFVAPVEVGDGVTTGAGSVIRHQVADGSMVYSENTQHEKKHWKPAWQR
- a CDS encoding HAD-IIA family hydrolase produces the protein MTVTKIETWLTDMDGVLVHENTALPGAAEFIDTLKSNNRRFLVLTNNPIYTPRDLAARLERSGIDVPEENIWTSALATADFVSRTIPKGSAYVIGEAGLTTALHEAGYVLSDSKPDYVILGETRTYSFEAITTAIRLILGGARFLCTNPDPTGPSELGVLPAAGSVAALVTKATGREPYFVGKPNPIMFRTALNRVGGHSETTAMIGDRMATDVMAGVEAGLNTFLVLSGITQRNEVETFPFRPDWVVDGIKDLIPVAQTGEVEL
- a CDS encoding ribose-phosphate diphosphokinase, whose protein sequence is MVSTILEGNPDKNLILVAGRSHPKLAADVAEQLGIEVLETTAYDFANGEMYVRYTESVRGADVFVLQSHTTPINKSIMEQLIMIDALKRASARSITAVCPFLGYSRQDKKHRGREPISCRLMFDLLKTAGADRIMSVDLHAAQSQGFFDGPVDHLIAMPVLVDYVRDRLDLSNISVVSPDAGRIRVAEQWAQRLGGGPLAFIHKTRDITRPNQAVANRVVGDVKGKDCVLVDDMIDTGGTIIQAINVLHEAGAHSITVVATHGILSASAVERLKNCGAREVVLTDTVPIPEEKRWDGLTVLSIAPLLASAIKAVFDDGSVAELFDTYPEHHGQGFLFA